The following are encoded in a window of Castanea sativa cultivar Marrone di Chiusa Pesio chromosome 5, ASM4071231v1 genomic DNA:
- the LOC142635976 gene encoding ras-related protein RABF2a: protein MATTGNKNINAKLVLLGDVGAGKSSLVLRFVKGQFIEFQESTIGAAFFSQTLAVNDATVKFEIWDTAGQERYHSLAPMYYRGAAAAIIVYDITNQASFERAKKWVQELQAQGNPNMVMALAGNKADLLDAKKVEAEATQAYAQEHGLFFMETSAKTATNVNDVFYEIAKRLPRVQPAQNSSGMVLMDRPAERVASTSCCS, encoded by the exons ATGGCTACCACCGGCAACAAGAATATCAACGCTAAAttg GTGCTTCTTGGTGATGTTGGAGCTGGGAAGTCCAGTTTAGTGTTGCGCTTTGTTAAAGGACAATTTATTGAATTTCAG GAATCAACCATAGGAGCTGCCTTCTTCTCACAAACATTGGCTGTAAATGATGCAACTGTAAAATTTGAGATTTGGGATACAGCAGGTCAAGAGAGATATCATAGCTTAGCTCCTATGTACTACCGAGGAGCTGCTGCTGCAATAATTGTGTATGATATTACAAACCAA GCCTCATTTGAGCGAGCGAAAAAATGGGTCCAAGAACTTCAAGCACAGG GAAATCCAAATATGGTCATGGCACTGGCTGGCAACAAAGCAGATTTGCTAGATGCGAAAAAGGTGGAAGCAGAGGCAA CACAAGCATATGCTCAGGAGCATGGCCTTTTCTTCATGGAAACCTCTGCAAAAACTGCGACCAATGTCAATGACGTCTTCTATGAGATAG CTAAAAGACTACCTCGAGTGCAGCCGGCGCAGAACTCATCAGGAATGGTTCTTATGGATAGACCTGCAGAAAGGGTTGCAAGTACATCTTGTTGCTCTTAA